The following is a genomic window from Hypomesus transpacificus isolate Combined female chromosome 14, fHypTra1, whole genome shotgun sequence.
GGTTAGGagattgaccccccccccccccccccctcccatgagACGGACTGGGCATGTGCATCCCTGACTCACGGGGCCGTATTCATATAATAACTacaggggggtgtgggggggggggggggggtcggggaaTGATGAAAAGATGGAAGGATGTGTGCAGGGATGGAAGTAATGGATGTGTAGGCTGACTGTCCAGGTATTTCGATTGGTACTCTCAGAAGACTGGGAGACGTGACAGTTTGGGCGATGGGGTGAATATGGCCCGTCTGTACCCGTGAGTGCACGTGGTCTTGAGTGTGCACGCTACAGTGCCTGTGCACGCTACAGTGCCTGTGCACGCTACAGTGCCTGTGCCTGTGGGCCTTGCTGCTTTTCTCCTGAGAGGGTCCTGCTCATGGGGGCCTTTTACGCATCAtcactcactcctcctctcctcaaccgtgctccactctcctccactttcctctccaccctcctccactctcctcttcactctcctcttcaatcccctctccactctcctccactccactccactctaCTCTACCCTCTCCTCAagtctcctctacacctccacaGTTTATCCTTCATCCCATGTTTGTGAATGGGTAAGGCTGAATCCCAACATTTTCATTCACCCTTGTGTCCTCTCCCTGGTTTCCTTCCCTtaccgggggaggggggactgggAGTGAAGGAAAGGAGACTGGGCTGAAGGCTTTTTGACTGAAaaccccccagactaacctaattaccatcctcatcatcaccacctcATTTACAAACTGTGAAGTGGTACCTGCTTGCTACGATGCATCATTTAACCGACATGTTAGCAGAGAAAATGTCTAGCCTAGGCTAGTCTATCAGTCCACAGGTGAGTGTAGGAAAGCAAAGAGAAAGTATATTTTTTTTAGTGCAGGTCTTCATAGCCCTCCACTAGTGAGTGACACTAtccttgactgtgtgtgtgtgtgtgttgcagatgaGCCAGAGACTCGTGATGCGTGGTGGGAGGAGATTCGCCAGGAGATCAAGTCCCATGCCAAAGCCCTGGGCTGCCATGCTGTTGTGGGATACAGCGAGAGCACCAGCATCTGGTAGGtagacacagtacacacacacacacacacacaggacacacacagcaaccagACTCCAAAGagtcatttgaaaacaaatatgTTAGTGACCATTACCCTCTCTTTCTTGCGCTttttgtcctcctccccccatcctcatttgcttacactctctttctctctctcgctctctctctctctcagcgagGAAGTCTGCATTCTCTCAGCATCGGGTACAGCCGCCATCTTGAATCCACGGTTCATGCGTGAGGGCTGTCTGGACGTCGGTGGAAGCGACCACAGGTTGTCACGGCAACCCGCCCCTGTCATGGGGGGGTCGGACAGGGTCGAGGGGGAATTTAGCTCAGCCTGGCTGGGGTAGGTGCCCAGCCTACGCCCCATCTACGGGCTACAACCACATTACACTGTTCCCTAACCCCTGTCCCCTCGTAATACTTACCCTTATGTCTGACAGTGTGAAGCCTCCATCGAGAGCATTCATCACAAGCTATTCAATGGAGATTAGACTAACCCCCTACTAACCCGGCCTGTTATATCTGATTTGTACGAAGATCCAGGTTGACTGTCTAGGCAAATTCAGAAGGGTGGGGTGCAGATAACATGTTGTGGTAAATATGTAGGAAATCAAAGTCAATCAGAACACAGAATCGTCAGTGGTTGTAGCCCTTAGATTGGGCCTGTGTTATATCAgcacagggacataccccccaGTGGGTGTGGCCAGGGGCCTGGTGGCTGCTGATTGGGTAGTTGGGAGTAAGAAGACATAATCGGTCTAGCATAACAATCATTAGGACGGAGATGATTTTAGAGAACATGTGATTTATGTATAGAGCTGTGCCAGCTCCATGCGGTGCATTTCAAATGAAGATCTTTTAGCCATCATACCACACAGACCAGAATTTGGTTGCATGCTTATGAATGATGAATTCAATCAGCTTAAACGCTGGCCAGGTCCACCTGGTGATGCCGACGGGCTGAATCCTAACTGGAGCCAcgcagcctcccccccccccccagtctctggTTGGGTTGTGCTTGAATCCCTCCGGTCAGGACTGAGCCCTTGGTGAATAAGCACTTTGTgattcccccccgcccccccgttCTCTGCTTCATTGGTGCTCTGTGGGGTcgtgttacagtgtgtgtgtgtgtgtgtgtgtgttgggtcctGTGTGTTCCCCAGGTTTGAGGATTCATCCCCCACTAGCTGTGGCTTCTGTCATATCCCCTATGATGAATTCAACATGCCCTTCCCCGCCCAGCTCACCTACTGTTACCAATGTCGACGGCAGAAggtctaagacacacacacacacacatactacatgCACATCGtacgtaaaaaataaaaagttccCACGCTGCAAAGTTTCCCTCACTGAGCTACTATGAGCCCGGAACCCTGCAGTGAACATCTGCGTTGACGTGTGTGAGATGTGTCAGTAACACAGGGACTGTTTTCTTCTGTCTAGGTTCCAGACGTGCTCTTCACAACCATCGACCTGCCAACGGAGGCTGTTGTCAACGGGAAAGGCTGCCTCATACAGGctaggtaccacacacacagacacacacacacacacacatccaggatCCCATCGGAACTGGTGAGTTTCAGTAGccgagcgcgtgtgtgtttgtgtgtgtctgtaggctgTGCCGTCTGAAGAAGAAGGCCCAGGGGGAGGTGAACGCCACGGCCATCTCCAACCTGCTGCCCTTCATGGAGTACGAGCTGCACACGCAGCTCATGAACAAACTCAAGCTGCGCTGCATGAACGCTCTGTTCGGCCTGCGCATCCAGATCAGCGTGGGAGAGAACATGCTGCTAGGCCTGgccgtaagtgtgtgtgtgcgggcgtgtACCTGTCTGTGATGGTGGGAGTGGCCGTTTTTGTGTCTGCGGGTTCAATCTGTCTggcctaactgtgtgtgtgtgcgtgtgtgtttccagtctGCCACGGGTGTGTACCTGACGGCCCTCCCCGCTCCGGGGGGGATCCAGATAGCGGGCAAGGCCCCCGGGGACCTGAGCTACGAGCAGCACATCGCCACCATCCAGAAGCGCATCAACGACACCATCGCCAAGAACAAGGAGCTCTACCACATCCACCCACCGGTGAGAGACACGCGACCACCCCAGACCCCCCGGCCCCCATACGCTGCTATACCGTTGACAAAGAATCCACTGTGCAGTGCTGATGTGCTGTAGACGGGACCGGCATACTTCGTGGCCCCTGGTCCACAGTGGTGTTGATGAGTGTCATAATGaactccttcctcttctctctccccggcCCCCTTTTAAGAAATTATTTGCGCTGGACCCTGAGGCATTCGGCTGCATAAACATGGTACTGAGCGCCACCAGCGGCAAAGAGCTGAGAGTCTCGCCCAGCCACGCATGCCCATcgcccccctcctgcccatcccccgacccccccccccccccccccccccttctatcCCGGAACACTCTGCACACTCTCCTAGCACTTCTCCTCTTAAGATAGCTCAACACGAGTCACAACCCCCGCTAGTCACAGTTCAAAAACCCAGCCAACACATCCACAGACCTGTAGAGCCACAGCTGTGGACACCAGGAACACACCTACGTCCTGACTATGTCACCTGTCGCCTCGACGTGCCCTcacctgtgtgtttgcgtgtgtgtgtgtgtctcatcctAACCTTCCTCCGGATTAACAGTGGCAGGTGTTAGGACTAACAGGGCTTCACTGAGGATGCGCGTGGGGTGGAATCCTTTTAACACCGTGATGCTGCTGGGGTTGGCAGtctgggctggtgtgtggggggtgcaGAGTGGTGTTGAATGCGTCCGGAGGAAACGCGCTCGTGTTGAcggcttgtgtttgtgtttggcggtCCAGGAAGTGACAGAGGAGGTGGTGGGTTCTCCAATCCCGGAGCCCAGACAGAGGTCCCGCCTGTTCCGCTCGCAGTCCGAGAGCTCTGACGATCTCTCTGAACTGGACCTGTCCCACGGCAAGAAGGATGCCTTcgtgctggaggtgtgtgtgtgtgtgggtttgtgcgcTGCATGCCCTTTCAGGGTGCGTCATGGGTTTGTGCTGTAGGATGTACGCTGATGTGTTTCTGTGGTCTGTAGATTGACGACACTGACGCAGTGGAGGACATCCACTCCCTCCTCACTGACGCAGCCACACCCACAGGTACAGGAGAgccctcctaccctcctctactgccctcctaccctcctctgcagccctcccaccctcctctactgccctcccaccctccttctctacagccctcccactctccttctctgccctcccaccctcctctacagccctcccaccctcctctacagccctcccaccctcctctacagccctcccaccctcctctacagccctcccaccctcctctactgccctcccaccctcctctacagccctcccaccctcctttacagccctcccaccctcctctacagccctcccaccctcctctactgccctcccaccctcctctacagccctcccaccctcctctactgctctcccaccctccttctctgccctcccaccctcctctacagccctcccaccctcctctacagccctcccaccctcctctacagccctcccaccctcctctacagccctcccaccctccttctctgccctcccaccctcctctacagccctcctaccctcctctacagccctcccaccctcctcaacatctctcccaccctcctttacagccctcccaccctcctctacagctctcccaccctcctttacagccctcccaccctcctctacagccctcccaccctcctttacagccctcccaccctcctctacagccctcccaccctcctctacagccctcccaccctcctctacagccctcccaccctcctctacagccctcccaccctccttctctgccctcccaccctcctctacagccctcccaccctcctctacagctctcccaccctcctttacagccctcccaccctcctctacagctctcccaccctcctttacagccctcccaccctcctctacagccctcccaccctcctctactgccctcccaccctcctttacagccctcccaccctcctctacagccctcccaccctcctttaaagccctcccacctcctctacagccctcccaccctcctttaCAGCCGTCGGGAGCCCCTCAAACACACTAGCCTGTACACTTAAACACAGCTCTCTCCTCTATACTGTCAAATCTTCTTGTCTTAAATTCCTAACCTTCATATATTTGATTTCATCTGTGtttcttctccttttctttcccctttctctctccctctcctgttccctTCACATCTCTAGGTTTCTACAGCTGTAACACTGAGATCATGCCTGGGATTCAAAACTGGACTGGCAGTCTACAGGTCAGTCTGCTGTTGGTTTGCTCCAGAGAAATAGAAAAACAGATACTGAGCACAGTATTATGTAACTGGTGGTGGTATGATGCGTCACATTCCACCCCCTTATCTTtaatctccctctccttctctctctctacctcagaTGTTTACGTCCGTGCGGGTCTTTAGGTTAAGCAATGCCAATTTGACCAACCAGGGCCTGAATAAGACCTTTGTTGACCTGTGTGAGAACCTGCTAAAGGTAGGTCGCCCCCTGCAGGCCTGGCTGACACGTTTCAGGTTGACCGTTCTCTGAACGTTACGGTGTCATGTATGCATCTCTGTTGTAGAGTCTGTACTTCAAGCTGCGCTCCATGGTGCCCTGCTGTCTGTGCCATCTGAACTTCACTGTGGCTGTGCCAGAGGAGGATCTCATAcaggtgaaacacacacactcacacgatcCATTCCTCAACACGCACACCTTTTCAGTGTTACACTTATTTGATTTCACCTGGTTATGATGGATGGgaatagctcagtggtaaagcATGTGATCGCAGATGAAGAAGTGGCAGGTTTGAATTCCCCTCCGCCCTGTACATCACCCAGGTCGCGGTGACGGCGGTAGCGATGAGTTTTGATAAGGACCAGactcaggagagaccaggattGGCTATCACCAAGGGTCAGTTTGTACATGGACTATATCTCTACCAGACAGGGCAGAGCCACAGGAAATAGTCCCTTCCAGTTGAACATAATACGTATGTGTTTCCACATATCAGGGAGCGGGGAGACCGAAGAGCAGCTGCAGTTCTCCTTGGAGTTGTGCGCCGAGTCATCAGCCAGCAACCAGCCTCCAGGCAGAACCTCAGGtagccctgacctctgacctcgaAACACCCAAAACACAACCTTCGGCACGCTATCAACCTGACTTCTTCCTGCTTTCAAAACCTctgttctcctttctcctcacagctctgtgCTACTGTATGTCTTGCCCtccctcacctgtgtgtgtgtgtgtgtgtgtgtgcgtgtgggttgGGTTGAACTTGACCTAACCCCTATGGTGACTTGACACACTTAAGTGTGTCTCCAAGGAAATATCCAGTGCTGGGCTTTAGTGCTGCGTGTCTGTATGTGGGTGCCGACATGGCTGACAGTGATGTCTAGATGGTGTATGGATGTTCTGATCTTCTGTTCCTCAGTGAAGGAGGGCAGAAGCGGGGAGCTTAAGCTGTAAATGGCTTCCCATCCTTTCACTTAGGACAAGGACACAACTGCGTTTTAAGTGAAAAGTGCTACCATTGAGTGTCTACCATCTGTGGGGAGTTGTTGACTTGGTGGTTGTCGCATGCTTGCTGAGTGTGTCGGGGTATATTTTGATTGGTGTGTGTCGACAGGTGTCACGGACAGCGGCAACGCCCACCCGTCGTCCAGaggtgagccccccccccccccctccaccccccctccactgccCCACCTCCCTGCTACCATGACTAGCACACTGCCCTGTTTTAATTTCTCATCCTTTTTGTCTCAGACAGTTACCCTGCACCGCACCCCAACCTCATCTTCCTTATGTTTTCtttctgttcttttttttgttcttttttttgtcgTCGTTCTTGTCCTGtgtcttttgttttctttgtgtgcGAGTGGTTTTGGTGTGGGCGTTGGTGCgggtgtgctctgtgtgtgtgtgtgtgtctgtgtgtgttctctccagctccctccgtTGATTACGGTTCCTTTGCAGACAGATGCAGCACCTGGCTAGAGCTGCTTAGGCTGAAAGCTCACACCATAAGACGAGGATCAGTTAAGACAAGTAGGAGGACACTGTCGCTAGCACACTCTGGtgaaccatcacacacacacacgcacccactcacacgcacgcacccacacacccctccctgcATGCCGCTGGGGGGCGGAGCATTGCGAAACCAAACACCAGCTGAGTGTGAAAGTTGAAGCCCCGCCCCTCAGAGGGATACCCAATCATCAGCCAGCTTTGTGACACCTTTGTGTTCATGAAAAAGGACGTTTCCAATTGGCCCAAGTCTACATTTAGACCTGTCCGTCACCCTCGACGACTCCCATATGTTTGATTGGATTGGATAGATGACAGCCATACAGCAGCATCTCTACCCAGCTTTTAAAGTGTTTACCCAAAGTGCTGTGGAGCTACCATACTGCTGCTGCAGTCCTTTGACATCGACATGTCTGTCCCGGAGGAGCCGCAGACACAAAACATGCCAAATACACACCTCACAAAAAGCTGTCGACAGGGAAAAATGTAATCTCCCAGGACTCTGCGATCGTCCTGCACCTTGTAAGTTCTAATGCTTTTCTAATATGTCTAAATTGGCTCCAAAGGTTCCTGGTTTGATCCAAGCGGGAGTTGCTACTGTGCGTTGCAGTAGGAGATGGAACATCTTTCACACTCGCTTCTTTACACATGCCAAGCTCATCATCACAGCCCTGCCTTGTCTctgttcttcctctctcacaaaTACATAGTGACCCCACACCCACAGTCTCAAATGATGCCAGGGATTATAtggactcatacacacacacacacacacacacacacagctgaacccaggtctgtgtgtctgtctgcggacggtgtctgtttgtctgcccaGTGCATGAAGTGCATGACCACTCACGCTTTCTTTGAGTGATTTCAACTGCCACCATGCTGCTTCTGTGcgcgcgcacatacacacacacacctacactttACAACGTACATGCACAGACGCCAAACCCATTTTTTACCTCGACGAACACCCCTCTCATTTCACCCTGCCTCCTGTTAACCATGTATGTTTCACACAAGTGAAAGCTGTCTGGtatctccatccccctctctcttttccttatCTGTTCACACCCaaatctccccttctctctctctccctcgctcgcccccgcttctctctccctctcgccctcctctctcacccccctgtctctctctgccccctgtctctctctcccccctccccccctgcctctgtgTCTGTAGTCTCGTCATCAGAGCGCTGCAGTCCTCTACCAGAGGGGCGATCCCGCTCGCTGCGCTCCACGCGCTCATTCGGAGGCGGATCGGTAACCGTGGTGAAGATGACGCCGCTGTCTTTCATTCCGGGGACCCGCGTCGTGAAATACCTTGGAATCATCAACATGTTCTTCATCAGAGAGACCACATCACTGCGGGAGGTACGGCAAGcgtgcatacatacacacacacacatacagttatacatccacgcacacacatacacacgcacaggcaggcacatacacacgcacacacatactgtacgcacacactcaaatacgCACAGACAATCCCGTGCCCCGACTTGAGTAACGTGCTGTGTCTGTCATAGGAGGGTGGCGTGAGCGGGTTCCTGCACTCGTTTATTGCTGAAGTGTTTGCGATGGTCCGGGCCCACGTAGCAGCACTGGGGGGCAATGCAGTGGTCTCCTACAGCATGAAGGAGTGCGTGTTCATGGAGAACCCCAATAAGAACCAGGTatttgcacacatgcacatatgaCACAGACACTGCCTGGGTCAGTGTAACCTGAGATCCACTCTGTGGAGCATTTGACTGCTGATCAAGGGGTCACAGGTTGGAAAGCCCACCTGGGTGTCTGTTTGGGTCAAAGCGTGCGCTGACTGTGAACacaccctggtctctctcctcaggctcagtgtCTCATCAATGTGAGCGGCGACGCCGTCATCTTCGCCCGAGACTCCGACCtggaggccacgccccctttgaTGAGCTGTGGACAGGTCTGCAGCAGTGGGACAGACGGGACCACATGAgacgtctcacacacacacacacacacactctcactgttCATATAATGTAGACAATGTACAATTTACATTGTAAGACATACACAATTGAGTCGGTCCATCCAAATAAGTGTGATTGATGGTTGCCTTAAACACAACTTCCAAAGAAAGATTAGAACCACAAATGTCCACCATGAAAACATCACagatgcgcgcacacacacacacacacacacacaggatatgaGGTCATCCAGAGTGGGGATTTTATGCACAGTGAAAGTGTTTTGTACTGGAGCTAATGTTGGCGCCTTTGGAATTCTGTTGTATTTTAAGAGCCTACTAATGCTTTTAAGTTGAATCTACAATAGCCAAACACTATGTAACTAAATATACTCCTCTCTTTACCTTCCTGACCCGTCCATAAAGGTCTCACTGAAAGTATTATGGAGACTTTTTGCCATCTTGTCTGTCTGTTAACTGTAATGTCCACCTTCATTCCACTGGTAAGGCATTAGGCAGCTACAAACAATTGTTTCTCCATCCTTAAGCCTCAAAAGTCAGCATTCAGCTATGGTAAAAGGGACAGCTGGGGTCATACCATCCATTAACCGTAAGTTGTAGAATGGCATTTAGGTTTCAAATCACCCTGATGTAGTCATTTTTGAAGTGGCCAGATTTGGACCCTTGCCAGTCTGCTGAGTGTATTGTGCTTGTCTTGCGATGACACGAGCGACCAAGTACCTGCTCAGTTGTGTGAGAAGAACTCAAGTTAGGGCTGACTAGAAGTTTCAGGACaaacgttttttggggggggggggggctgtctgtAAAGATGAGGACTAATCTCTATCCACTGTGGCGTCATGGAGCTAACACATTGGAATGGGAGTCGATGTCCGTAGAAGTTGAATAAATTCAACAGACATACAAATTCCTGGCCACTCAAGATGGCCACTTTGGGTACTAACTGGAATGTTGCTTCCGATTAGGTGATGGTCTGCCATTAATCTCAAGATATGTTGCTGTCCTATAAACACAGCGAAGTCTGATGTACAGAGACCTTTTGGAGATATTGTATTCTGTTTACCTACAAGCTTAAATTTAGGTGTTGCAATGACTTTGATCTAATCTTATATACTACTGAACTCACCCAATCATGTCAAAATGCTGGAACCCCTTTTGTAGGGTAGTTTGCCATAAGATTTGTGTACAGTCTTTGTGCTCTGAAAACAGATTTGAGTATTTTTGTAACTTTATTATTACTCTTGCTTGTGCAATTAAGCTTTGGCTCTCATTGTGTCAGGAGTAAGTGGTACTTTGTTCTTATTGTTTGTGAACAGTCTTTCTGTACGTAAAACTTGAATGTACATACTTCTTAGACATTTCTCCAGACGTACAATGTGTTCCATTGTGACTAGCAGCATGCAGACCATTTATATTGCCATAATTCTCTCTGGTGAAATTTGCCTGTTAAGTCTTGCTAAATAAACTGAAGTTAAAACCAAGAAGTCATCTGTTTTATATAAGAATTTTCATGAAAACACAAGCTGTTGGATGTGCTTGCCTTCAGCAAGAGaccaacctttgttctctctcatatatatttatttctttattattattttcccacccctaaggattcCTCAAAATATGGACTGCATAAACAATGTTGGTGTCAAAATGTCCAtattggtcacgattgcgttgcttgtattgggatttacgttccgttgcacggtttaggagctTCCAGCGTT
Proteins encoded in this region:
- the c2cd5 gene encoding LOW QUALITY PROTEIN: C2 domain-containing protein 5 (The sequence of the model RefSeq protein was modified relative to this genomic sequence to represent the inferred CDS: deleted 1 base in 1 codon) gives rise to the protein MPGKLKAKIVAGRHLPVMDRASDLTDAFVEVKFGNTTFKTDVYHKSLNPQWNSEWFKFEVDDEDLQDEPLQITVLDHDTYSANDAIGKVYIDIDPLLCSEAATVISGWFPIYDTIHGIRGEINVLVKVDLFNDLNRFRQSSCGVKFFCTTSIPRCYRAALVHGFVEELVVNEDPEYQWIDRIRTPRASNEARQRLISLMSGELQRKIGLKVLEMGGNAVVGYLQCFDLEGESGLVVRAIGTACTLDKLSSGTSSNTNTHTHPNTAPASNACNSPSKDSKEAVFSEDPPSSSAPPTPLKVLPSSSPPPISPSKPCSRQSSSSDTDLSLTPKTVRTRPGIFLSPSSPSLSSESLPLPLIGPIAHGLRPVSRASTPPPLFTVQSDSAVMRKCVSFNEDLLLAASGMGSGGSAGKEAGPLKTLLRQQTQTALEQREFPFFTLTCFPPGFLIHAGGVVSARSVKLLDRIHNPDEPETRDAWWEEIRQEIKSHAKALGCHAVVGYSESTSICEEVCILSASGTAAILNPRFMREGCLDVGGSDHRLSRQPAPVMGGSDRVEGEFSSAWLGFEDSSPTSCGFCHIPYDEFNMPFPAQLTYCYQCRRQKVPDVLFTTIDLPTEAVVNGKGCLIQARLCRLKKKAQGEVNATAISNLLPFMEYELHTQLMNKLKLRCMNALFGLRIQISVGENMLLGLASATGVYLTALPAPGGIQIAGKAPGDLSYEQHIATIQKRINDTIAKNKELYHIHPPEVTEEVVGSPIPEPRQRSRLFRSQSESSDDLSELDLSHGKKDAFVLEIDDTDAVEDIHSLLTDAATPTGFYSCNTEIMPGIQNWTGSLQMFTSVRVFRLSNANLTNQGLNKTFVDLCENLLKSLYFKLRSMVPCCLCHLNFTVAVPEEDLIQVAVTAVAMSFDKDQTQERPGLAITKGSGETEEQLQFSLELCAESSASNQPPGRTSGVTDSGNAHPSSRAPSVDYGSFADRCSTWLELLRLKAHTIRRGSVKTISSSERCSPLPEGRSRSLRSTRSFGGGSVTVVKMTPLSFIPGTRVVKYLGIINMFFIRETTSLREEGGVSGFLHSFIAEVFAMVRAHVAALGGNAVVSYSMKECVFMENPNKNQAQCLINVSGDAVIFARDSDLEATPPLMSCGQVCSSGTDGTT